The Capsicum annuum cultivar Jeju mitochondrion, complete genome genome has a window encoding:
- the orf117a gene encoding hypothetical protein: MRAGWESSSTKSLSRRTHIPMNDFRLYHTYFGGWSTDLGSHLLLSHAITESSFLRKDYSSFQSYDLRPFTGDGKSTGAIMKSPPEIPPYIHLSNWITVLGSSNHLGVVDKSQPTPIS; encoded by the coding sequence ATGAGAGCCGGGTGGGAATCTAGCTCAACAAAGAGTCTTTCTCGTCGGACCCATATACCCATGAATGATTTCAGACTTTATCACACCTATTTCGGAGGATGGTCAACAGACTTGGGAAGTCACCTTCTTCTTTCTCATGCTATTACCGAAAGCTCTTTTCTTAGGAAGGATTATTCCAGTTTTCAGTCTTATGACCTGCGCCCTTTCACCGGCGATGGTAAGTCTACCGGTGCCATCATGAAATCACCTCCTGAAATACCACCATATATCCACCTATCGAATTGGATAACGGTATTAGGATCTAGCAACCACCTTGGTGTAGTCGATAAATCCCAACCGACTCCCATATCATAA
- the orf125c gene encoding hypothetical protein: protein MVFDKERDILEHTVILNWVKLWLKWCHWYYTVALSEEVSIDEMMDVPMCSTTWKRSNKDFDLIKFGLIWKCYDMGVGWDLSTTPRWLLDPNTVIQFDRWIYGGISGGDFMMAPVDLPSPVKGRRS, encoded by the coding sequence ATGGTGTTTGATAAGGAACGTGATATTCTTGAGCATACAGTGATACTCAATTGGGTAAAACTGTGGCTTAAGTGGTGTCACTGGTACTATACGGTTGCATTGTCTGAGGAGGTATCCATCGATGAGATGATGGATGTTCCTATGTGTAGCACGACCTGGAAAAGATCGAACAAAGATTTTGATTTAATCAAGTTTGGTCTGATCTGGAAGTGTTATGATATGGGAGTCGGTTGGGATTTATCGACTACACCAAGGTGGTTGCTAGATCCTAATACCGTTATCCAATTCGATAGGTGGATATATGGTGGTATTTCAGGAGGTGATTTCATGATGGCACCGGTAGACTTACCATCGCCGGTGAAAGGGCGCAGGTCATAA
- the orf124a gene encoding hypothetical protein — MSFIREVDRAILKRLSSVLGFHKAVSGYENAFLLLALVGRVAYSNVVNSFLPLQYQRILCHRIGCALPLPLYQKIALCGRLTLNFSQWEESPYLRFFVWHSKLSFLRETESVTTEALSTCPVFG, encoded by the coding sequence ATGTCATTCATCAGAGAAGTAGACCGAGCCATCCTAAAGAGACTTTCTTCTGTTCTAGGTTTCCACAAAGCGGTATCAGGGTATGAGAACGCCTTTCTCCTTTTAGCTTTAGTCGGTCGAGTAGCTTATTCGAACGTTGTGAACTCATTCCTGCCTTTGCAATACCAGCGCATCTTGTGCCACAGAATCGGTTGTGCTCTGCCTCTTCCCCTCTATCAGAAGATTGCCTTGTGTGGAAGGTTGACTCTGAACTTCAGTCAATGGGAGGAATCCCCTTATCTAAGGTTCTTTGTATGGCACTCTAAACTCTCTTTCTTACGCGAGACAGAAAGTGTAACTACCGAAGCTCTTTCAACTTGTCCTGTCTTTGGATAA
- the orf240 gene encoding hypothetical protein, with amino-acid sequence MEVLSRLRTDGTFNQEFPLSLLREGKKNECYSFDLKSATDRWPLSVMFALMSCMFGPTLASSIVNSSLGLNTFLVGKPIVKRMSEVAFLCGQPLGYYSSWSLFALSHHYVVWLAAKRAYPQRTTPFKDYALLGDDILITDALVAQQYRILLDKLGVTISEAKSIISETGCVEFAKRFWVKSMQIDLSPVSLRLLLSCRTTIGLCSIRNKYPVSVSTLQRLGGAGFRVRSLSRLNLNVGKD; translated from the coding sequence ATGGAGGTTCTTTCTCGTCTCCGGACGGATGGAACTTTCAACCAAGAGTTTCCATTGTCACTTTTGAGAGAAGGAAAGAAGAATGAGTGTTATTCCTTTGATCTTAAGTCGGCAACGGATCGTTGGCCATTGAGTGTCATGTTTGCCCTTATGTCTTGTATGTTTGGGCCAACATTGGCGTCTTCAATTGTCAACAGCTCTTTGGGCCTCAACACCTTTCTAGTCGGGAAACCGATTGTGAAAAGGATGAGTGAGGTTGCCTTTCTTTGTGGTCAGCCGTTAGGTTACTACTCCTCATGGTCACTCTTTGCATTGTCCCACCACTATGTAGTGTGGTTGGCAGCAAAACGAGCTTACCCGCAGAGAACCACCCCTTTTAAGGACTATGCCTTGCTAGGTGATGATATCCTAATCACTGATGCACTTGTGGCACAACAGTACAGGATACTACTGGATAAACTCGGTGTGACCATTTCGGAGGCCAAATCGATAATATCTGAAACTGGTTGCGTCGAGTTTGCCAAGAGATTCTGGGTCAAGTCAATGCAAATTGACCTGTCTCCAGTCTCTCTTCGGCTGTTGTTATCTTGTAGGACGACTATTGGTCTCTGTTCTATCCGTAATAAATACCCTGTAAGTGTTTCTACATTACAGCGGTTGGGTGGAGCGGGATTTAGAGTCCGTTCGCTTTCTCGACTCAATCTAAACGTTGGGAAAGATTAA
- the orf116 gene encoding hypothetical protein has translation MIWHVQNENFILDSTRILMKAFHLLLFDGSLIFPECILILGLILLLMIDSTSDQKDIPCLYFISSTSLVMSITALLFRWREEPMISFSGNFQFQRNLSISYFTMFNSMYSSIRRVH, from the coding sequence ATGATCTGGCATGTACAGAATGAAAACTTCATTCTCGATTCTACGAGAATTTTGATGAAAGCCTTTCATTTGCTTCTCTTCGATGGAAGTTTGATTTTCCCAGAATGTATCCTAATTTTGGGCCTAATTCTTCTTCTGATGATCGATTCAACCTCTGATCAAAAAGATATACCTTGTTTATATTTCATCTCTTCAACAAGTTTAGTAATGAGCATAACGGCCCTATTGTTCCGATGGAGAGAAGAACCTATGATTAGCTTTTCAGGAAATTTCCAATTTCAACGAAATCTTTCAATTTCTTATTTTACTATGTTCAACTCTATGTATTCCTCTATCCGTAGAGTACATTGA